From Pyrenophora tritici-repentis strain M4 chromosome 1, whole genome shotgun sequence, the proteins below share one genomic window:
- a CDS encoding Homeodomain-containing transcription factor yields the protein MLPPPGKVKAASIWSFDSGYGSNTLENEENFQTNHHASSSTYQVSSSLSSVGYGGLANFQSDGRLRLRAPGSTVEPVITKLNVFTTRAGFNTELLAPPHAHKRDECITCQLWNITNPDEGLKCSDCSGDTSMVPDAINHQDIQSKTQITVLDTTSVLQPEHLSQKPAARRCSACEIAALIDPDHLSTCSSCDPIAYRSSPESPICNSRIKRSGARRPPTKLESHALRCLREWLHENRKNPYPDADTKRSLAQRCGITEKQVNTWFTNARARGKLLKHNASDSASEDEGSSTSKRSSTAPAVKKKNSLSPTARFNPNYPDISCSASSSYSQEIEVPPTSRRGKKKDYGQLGVLFATPHALHIQSEPTVSTISAKGNGSETWQCTFCYQRIAHKSWRRHEETQHRPKRKWTCLLTGPSLHVASRTAISTYCVFCKIPDPSEDHLLLAHRISECANKSEHERTFLRPDHLRQHVNNFHKAPLDGEVRDLWRRGETGDETAEDWICGFCGHELKTWEARERHIAKHFKDGSTMTDWKEHTNLVAGADPSKKRPTSSEGRPNALPKIARMHTDLPVRQQHQHESDRMIVDGLDSSFEIADTDTMLSRSPLDGTFGSFIPLVWDRDYVDTSGKDLCDRDNALDSGCESGLPGIDNGEFGLESFGAGWLEGTLGLSECWLW from the exons ATGCTGCCTCCACCAGGAAAGGTCAAAGCCGCTAGTATCTGGTCATTCGACTCCGGGTATGGATCGAATACCTTGGAAAATGAGGAAAACTTTCAG ACCAATCATCACGCAAGCTCGTCTACCTACCAAGTGTCTTCTTCACTCTCTAGCGTGGGCTATGGTGGCCTCGCCAACTTCCAGTCTGATGGGCGATTACGACTGAGAGCACCGGGATCTACAGTTGAGCCGGTGATCACTAAGCTCAATGTGTTTACAACACGGGCAGGCTTCAACACTGAGTTACTGGCCCCACCACATGCCCATAAGCGTGACGAGTGTATCACGTGCCAACTTTGGAATATCACCAATCCTGATGAGGGATTAAAATGCAGTGATTGCAGTGGTGATACTTCAATGGTACCTGATGCTATCAATCACCAGGACATACAATCGAAGACCCAGATCACCGTATTGGATACTACAAGCGTGTTACAACCAGAACACCTCTCGCAGAAACCAGCTGCCAGAAGGTGTTCAGCCTGCGAAATTGCGGCACTGATCGACCCCGATCATTTGTCTACATGTTCTTCTTGCGATCCGATTGCATATCGATCTTCGCCAGAGTCACCAATCTGCAATAGCAGGATCAAACGTTCAGGAGCACGAAGACCACCCACCAAGCTTGAGTCGCATGCCTTACGTTGTTTGAGAGAATGGCTACATGAAAATCGAAAGAATCCGTATCCCGACGCAGATACTAAACGTTCGCTCGCCCAGCGATGCGGTATAACCGAGAAACAGGTCAATACATGGTTTACGAACGCGAGGGCACGAGGAAAACTTCTCAAACACAATGCATCAGATTCTGCATCAGAAGACGAAGGCTCTTCCACCTCTAAACGCTCCAGCACAGCGCCAGCAGTCAAGAAAAAGAATTCCTTGAGCCCGACGGCGCGGTTCAACCCCAATTATCCAGATATATCCTGCTCGGCTAGTAGTAGCTACAGCCAGGAGATCGAAGTTCCTCCTACTTCTCGAAGAGGCAAGAAGAAAGACTACGGTCAGCTTGGCGTCTTATTTGCTACACCTCATGCCTTGCACATCCAATCCGAACCGACAGTCTCAACCATCTCCGCCAAGGGTAACGGTTCGGAGACATGGCAATGCACTTTCTGTTATCAACGTATCGCGCACAAGTCATGGCGTCGTCACGAGGAAACTCAACACCGGCCGAAGCGGAAGTGGACATGCTTACTTACTGGACCCAGCCTTCATGTTGCATCCCGCACGGCTATTTCTACGTACTGCGTCTTCTGCAAAATTCCAGATCCTAGTGAAGATCACTTACTACTTGCTCATCGCATATCAGAATGCGCAAACAAGAGCGAGCACGAGAGAACATTCCTGCGACCTGATCATTTGCGACAACACGTCAACAACTTTCACAAAGCGCCCCTAGATGGAGAAGTCAGAGATCTTTGGAGGAGAGGGGAAACAGGAGATGAAACGGCTGAAGACTGGATCTGTGGCTTTTGCGGACATGAGCTTAAGACATGGGAAGCAAGAGAAAGGCATATCGCTAAGCACTTCAAAGATGGTTCAACAATGACAGATTGGAAGGAACACACCAATTTAGTTGCAGGAGCTGACCCAAGCAAAAAACGCCCGACTTCGAGTGAAGGGCGACCGAACGCATTACCCAAGATTGCCAGAATGCACACTGATCTCCCAGTACGGCAACAACACCAACACGAGTCGGATCGTATGATCGTAGATGGCCTTGACTCAAGCTTTGAAATCGCGGATACAGATACAATGTTATCGCGTTCACCACTCGATGGAACTTTTGGAAGCTTCATTCCCCTGGTCTGGGATCGTGATTATGTAGATACAAGCGGCAAGGACTTGTGCGATCGGGACAATGCCTTAGACAGTGGTTGTGAATCGGGACTTCCTGGGATTGACAACGGGGAATTTGGGCTTGAAAGTTTCGGTGCTGGCTGGCTGGAGGGCACCCTGGGTCTTTCCGAATGTTGGCTCTGGTAG